Proteins co-encoded in one Arachis hypogaea cultivar Tifrunner chromosome 11, arahy.Tifrunner.gnm2.J5K5, whole genome shotgun sequence genomic window:
- the LOC112721191 gene encoding uncharacterized protein: protein MLRAEDAIKEMFRQSNTAYQPYTDIINSRWDKHLKKDLHAAAYFLNPKFFFNENYKEAPDVMRGLLDLVTLYCKCNNLDSVQAMKEIHLYRDRKESFDRQEVIPATSELKPDEWWRLFGGSAPCLQKIAVRILSQASASSGCERNWSLFDQIHTKRRNRLEHDRLNDIVYVTYNLRLKSRKEKEKRKQKTQHDPIDYESISEIDADLYPSGGGSSGLYAASLSSADQGGNEGEDHPTEADLQQVLADFDY, encoded by the exons ATGTTAAGGGCAGAAGATGCAATTAAGGAGATGTTTAGGCAATCCAATACTGCATATCAGCCGTACACAGATATTATCAACTCAAGATGGGACAAGCATTTGAAGAAAGATCTTCATGCGGCAGCTTACTTCCTGAATCCTAAattcttttttaatgaaaattataaAGAAGCACCTGATGTTATGCGAGGTTTGCTTGATCTTGTTACCTTGTATTGCAAGTGTAACAATTTGGATTCAGTTCAGGCAATGAAAGAAATACATTTATATAGAGATCGGAAGGAAAGTTTTGATAGACAAGAAGTTATTCCAGCTACATCTGAACTTAAGCCTG ATGAATGGTGGAGGTTATTCGGAGGCTCTGCTCCATGTCTACAAAAGATAGCTGTTCGCATTCTTAGCCAAGCATCTGCTTCTTCTGGGTGTGAGAGAAATTGGAGCCTTTTTGACCAGAttcatacaaaaagaagaaatagattgGAGCATGATAGACTGAATGACATTGTTTATGTTACCTATAATTTGCGTCTTAAATCCAG gaaggaaaaagaaaaaagaaagcaaaagacacAGCATGATCCAATTGATTATGAAAGTATCA gtgaaattgatgctgatttaTATCCAAGTGGCGGTGGTAGTAGTGGTCTTTATGCTGCATCTCTTTCTTCTGCTGATCAGGGTGGGAATGAAGGTGAAGATCATCCCACCGAAGCAGATTTGCAACAAGTTCTTGCGGATTTTGATTATTGA